The following coding sequences lie in one Pseudomonas monsensis genomic window:
- a CDS encoding threonine aldolase family protein, translating to MTDKSQQFASDNYSGICPEAWAAMEQANHGHQRAYGDDEWTARAADHFRNLFETDCEVFFAFNGTAANSLALSSLCQSYHSVICSETAHVETDECGAPEFFSNGSKLLIAGTENGKITPQSIREVALKRQDIHYPKPRVVTLTQATEVGSVYTPEEVRAISATCKELGLHLHMDGARFSNACAFLGCSPADLTWKAGVDVLCFGGTKNGMAVGEAILFFNHKLAEDFDYRCKQAGQLASKMRFLSAPWVGILENDAWLKYARHANHCAQLLAELVSDIPGVELMFPVQANGVFLQLSEPAIAALTAKNWRFYTFIGKGGARFMCSWDTEEERVRELARDIREVMSA from the coding sequence ATGACCGACAAGAGCCAACAATTCGCCAGCGACAACTATTCCGGTATCTGCCCTGAAGCCTGGGCTGCCATGGAACAGGCCAACCACGGCCACCAGCGCGCTTATGGCGACGATGAATGGACCGCACGCGCGGCCGACCATTTCCGCAACCTGTTCGAAACCGACTGCGAAGTGTTCTTCGCCTTCAACGGCACCGCCGCCAACTCGCTGGCGCTGTCGTCGCTGTGCCAGAGTTACCACAGCGTGATCTGCTCGGAAACCGCCCACGTCGAAACCGACGAGTGCGGCGCCCCGGAATTTTTCTCCAACGGCTCGAAACTGCTGATCGCCGGCACTGAAAACGGCAAGATCACCCCGCAGTCGATTCGTGAAGTCGCGCTCAAGCGTCAGGACATCCACTACCCGAAACCGCGCGTCGTGACCCTGACCCAGGCCACCGAAGTCGGCAGCGTCTATACCCCGGAAGAAGTCCGCGCCATCAGCGCCACCTGCAAGGAACTGGGCCTGCACCTGCACATGGACGGCGCGCGTTTCTCCAACGCCTGCGCGTTCCTCGGCTGCTCGCCGGCCGACCTGACCTGGAAGGCCGGCGTCGACGTGCTGTGCTTCGGCGGCACCAAGAACGGCATGGCGGTGGGTGAAGCGATCCTGTTCTTCAACCACAAACTGGCCGAAGACTTCGATTACCGCTGCAAACAGGCCGGGCAACTGGCGTCGAAAATGCGCTTCCTCTCGGCACCGTGGGTCGGCATCCTCGAAAACGACGCCTGGCTCAAATATGCCCGCCACGCCAACCATTGCGCGCAATTGCTGGCCGAACTGGTCAGCGACATCCCGGGCGTGGAACTGATGTTCCCGGTCCAGGCCAACGGCGTGTTCCTGCAACTCTCGGAACCGGCCATCGCCGCGCTAACCGCGAAGAATTGGCGTTTCTACACCTTCATCGGCAAGGGCGGCGCGCGCTTCATGTGCTCATGGGACACCGAAGAAGAACGCGTACGCGAACTGGCCCGCGACATCCGCGAAGTCATGTCCGCCTGA